Proteins encoded together in one Carya illinoinensis cultivar Pawnee chromosome 3, C.illinoinensisPawnee_v1, whole genome shotgun sequence window:
- the LOC122303955 gene encoding desmethylxanthohumol 6'-O-methyltransferase-like, translating to MELTTMEAMIQGEAKLWENIFAFTNSMALRYALELGIVDIIHSHGGPITLSQIAAGIDSPSLNIENLARLMRLLVRKDIFTTHHQQSDSGEITIYGLTPHTSRWLMQGSEFSLVPFIMMQTHPELMTSWLFLSKCVKEGGTAFSQVHGCEIIDFAQKNPKFNKMFNDAMACTAKLEAEGILWGYRDGFSSINGSLVDVGGGTGEMAAKIVKAHPHVKAINFDLPHVITTAPMHQGVSHVEGNIFGAIPNVDAILLKRVLHGFSDEDCIKILKNCAKKIPKKTGKIIIVEHVLEPNGNGPFDETGLVMDLLMMILTSSGKERIELDWKKLLKEGGFSHHKIIKIPAFLSIIEAHPA from the exons ATGGAGCTCACAACTATGGAGGCAATGATACAAGGCGAAGCAAAGCTTTGGGAAAACATATTTGCCTTTACGAACTCCATGGCACTGAGATATGCCTTGGAGCTCGGCATTGTTGACATCATACACTCCCATGGTGGCCCAATCACTCTATCCCAAATAGCTGCTGGTATAGACTCTCCCTCTCTAAACATCGAGAACCTAGCACGCTTAATGAGATTGCTAGTGCGCAAAGATATCTTCACCACTCATCATCAGCAATCAGACTCTGGGGAGATCACTATCTATGGTTTGACACCTCACACATCAAGATGGCTCATGCAAGGCTCTGAATTTAGCCTGGTTCCATTCATAATGATGCAAACCCATCCAGAGTTAATGACTTCATGGCTTTTCCTTAGCAAATGTGTCAAGGAAGGTGGCACTGCTTTCAGCCAGGTCCATGGTTGTGAGATAATAGACTTTGCCCAAAAGAACCCTAAATTCAATAAAATGTTCAACGATGCAATGGCATGCACGGCCAAGCTCGAGGCAGAGGGCATCTTATGGGGATACAGAGATGGGTTTAGTTCCATTAATGGCTCATTGGTGGATGTGGGAGGTGGGACTGGTGAGATGGCGGCTAAGATTGTGAAAGCACACCCACACGTCAAAGCCATCAACTTCGATCTGCCTCATGTTATCACAACGGCACCAATGCACCAAGGGGTCTCCCATGTCGAGGGTAACATTTTTGGGGCCATTCCTAATGTCGATGCAATTCTATTAAAG AGAGTACTGCATGGTTTTAGCGATGAAGATTGCATCAAGATCTTGAAAAACTGTGCAAAGAAAATACCAAAGAAGACTGGGAAGATTATTATTGTGGAACATGTTCTAGAGCCCAACGGAAATGGACCGTTTGATGAGACAGGCTTAGTAATGGATTTGTTAATGATGATTCTCACCTCGAGTGGAAAGGAGAGGATAGAGTTGGATTGGAAGAAATTGCTCAAAGAAGGAGGCTTTTCCCACCACAAGATCATCAAGATTCCTGCTTTTCTATCAATTATAGAGGCCCACCCAGCATGA